atctcaATATTGTGTTTTATCATATCGTGCACATACATGAACGAAATGAAGTGtgtataacaaaaaaaaaaaaaaaaaaaaagaattgttCTCTTGAAgtctttaatatatcatacGTTGTActactaaatatataaaattattaacacgtgaacaactttttaaaattatttatatattggGTAAACATATACCTATTAATTGTGGTTTAATACTTAAAAAGAAACATGTAGAGCATTTTTACGTATGAGCAGAACTTTTCAATTTGGAGCACATTTCCCTTAAGGGTACTTTTGCGCGTGCAGTTGTTCGTACATCATggtgtatttatgtatacatgtacatatatatgtatatattttttttttttttttttttttttgtgcgtATGGACAAATGAAAATGCTAAAAATTGAACCTTTTATATGTGTACTTTTTTCTtacaaacataaataatttttatttattcgaTGAAAAAACATGctcaaaaaggaaaaaaagggtCTTATTTCAACTGTTCAAAAATAaaccttttatttttgtgcATTTTCATGTGGCACAgggttaatattttttttatatgatcaTCCGGGAAAAAAGAGAGCTAAAGAGTTCCCTACTggcaaataatttatttcacatacacacatatatgttattaagcatatataaatatatatgtacacaaacCTGCGTTTATTTTTGCCAATTGAAAGTAAGCAGGGATATCATGATTAaagcatatttataaaaagaaaaaagaaagagaagCAGTGTGGGAACATATCAACATAACAACATATTAATTTAACAAATTGCAGGTCTTTCCAATGGTTGAAGTACcatgtaattttttcttcagtTTTGGtgagttatattttttttttttgctctcgccttttttaaaaggaaacAAGGTGAATGAACAAAACAttgagaaaaattataaggaaaatataacaaaaaaaaaaaaaaaaaataataaaataaaaataaattaaaaatgtaaaaataaataaaatgaaatgaaacaGAGATAggcaatttaaaaaaagttactCTGCAAAAAGGCAAGTCTTAAAAGAGTTTTATATTCACttgtgtacataaatataaatatgtatatgtgtacatgtatatatgtatacagaTATACTTATTTGAGCTCGCACTTTCAGGATTAACTGAATATATCgtttaacataaaaaaattttctttcgATATTACATGATCGAACGATCGATAGTTAATTTGAGGTTTTCTTACTACGTCAAACTGTGCAACCATGTTCATTCCGTAATTcgttcatataaaatattgagAAAATGCTTAGAAagtagaattattttttggtgCGCAAAAATGCTATCTTCTTATAATTcgataaatataaaggaacaagtgtaaaactttttttagtGTTAAACAGTATTTCCCATCCTACTAGCTACTTCTGATATGTCAGCTATTTTGTGCTTGTGcctatttttgtttttgcagCATATTTTTTCACTTGTCAACCAGCTCACCTGCTAATCTCCCTATTTTCGCCTTTTTacaaaacataaatatgtgcatatgcaTTTAAGCATATTCGCAAATATCTTTGTATGtaacctttatttttttattaatgattTTATGGGCAAAAAAGTCAAAATGGTAAATCAAAAAAGTGGGTATTAACCCATGGgataaaaaaagtagtaGTTTTGTtgagaaataataaatttccCATATCGTTGTTTTTATTCTatcactttatttttttttctctttatcttttaaaccttttcatttttcaaattaaatCACATAGTGTATTTCATGGCTTCGTTTTATCGCAATCATTAAATTGTGAAATGACttttactataatatatatatatatatatatatatatatatttacaaaattatagtaattttcaaaatgggACGAATTTTATGGAGTTTTACTCCTCAAGTGcagttcatttttttcggGACTCTTTTTATGATACATGTACATTAACACACATAAGCGCTTACATTCACACATTCCCATtgatgagaaaaaaaaaaaaaaaatatatatatatgtatatatatgcatatatatacatacgtgtaACAGTTCATTTAAACAGCAGAACAGTTAAACATTTAAACGTCTTTCCGAAGACAGATTTAACttgaaatttaatattaaaagaagaaatatttttctcatcTAACCAATGCATTTCTCTCTTAGAACATATTTTGGGCATTAGTCCCCTTACATTGGTTAGTATATTACCTGTTATGCACATGCGTTTGTACACATTTACACATTagagaaaaaggaaagaagaaaaaaaggaaagaagaacagaagaaaaaacaaaaaaaaacacaaaaaaaatagaaaatttgtTAAGATTTTTCATTCGGCAAATTTGAAATTTCACCTTCCtgttttctcctttttattatgatattataGACATTTTTTTGAACTAAATTTTGAGTTCCGCAAGCAcatgcttatttttttatgcagCGCTGATAATATGtctttaagtttttttttccatttgaTTTCTGctctttattcttttctttattctttttattcttcatttttttttttctttttcatctcttctcttcatcttttttttttttttttttttttttctgaacgGTTCATTTTGATATGTTTCTGTAAATACGAATATAAACGTTTAAATTTAGGgctcgaaaaaaaaaaaaaaaaaaaagggcatgcatcgttaatttttttaattaattctcAAAATGTACACAACTTTATAAATTAGGAATGTGCAGACTATTAGAAATAAGCAGTCCATAAGTtccttaatttatttcacaTTTTGCGCTTGCTTTTCCATTGTgcattttttgtattcttatttatgttcatattttatgtgcatattgaatgttttcatctttttcGTACGTTTtgtgccttttttttttttttttacttcttgtttagtgaaatatttaatatatgatcGGGGAACTGATGACATGCCTTTCCTTTTCCACATTACATTTTATGAGTAAAGTTTGAGTCACATTTTTAGTCACCTTTCACGCCTCACGTACCATTACTTTCGTATTTTCGCCTGAACAgttcataatatttagtACTTCTCttcaaaaaagaagaaacaaAACGTGCTTCAGGAATaaattttctcctttttgaATTTCCCCTATTAGGTCATCCGTATGTAGTGGAAGGAGCTTTATAATgagttatacatatataaatatatatatccccCATAgttattttgatatatttttttaagaagtTATTAAGAAAAGCTTTATTGGGTGATGTTTGTgcgtaaatttttttttttttttttagtttttttggttttattatatttctccACATAGctatattactttatttaacattctttaataattttcctaGTGTACTTTAACATAAACTATAGTGCAAATATTTAGAAGTACACTAtcatgaaataaaataaggtgTGGTTTCGAAAGTATGCTCCatattacatgtacataaatgtGTAAACTCGTGTGCATATAAAAAGCATAAACGTAATACCtgtgtatatttgtacattcCCAAATATTCACTTTTAACAAATCACAATTAATTTCCTAATTTTTTGAGTAGTGTATAGTTGGAGACACTGAATGCATGCCAATATTCCTCTTTTTGaataacactttttttttttttttttttttgcagtaCTTTTAtccatttcatttttaactaCACGCATGTAAATACGTACACACatatgcgtacatatatatgtgtacacacatgtacgtatactcatgtacgtatacatatgcgcatatacatatgaacgTACATATACGCGTGTGTGTATAGACAGTTTCCCCTCCCCCCACTTTACAGCTCaccaaatatatattttcgcCCAGCTTACCCCCCGCTTGCATCAAAATGGAGGGGCATGCTTCGAACGTTAAGTGCACAGGAAAGGAGTGGAAGAGGAGTAACGATGATGATGACTCGAAAAAGGACGACAAATTAAAGTTTTTAATTGAGGGGAAAATGGTAGAGACAAATGATGCAGTTGATTTTATAAAACCATTAAAAGATGATATAAAGGCATTagactttttattatttgatatgttaaaagataatttacctaataaattatttgaaatattatgtacaatTCATGATTTATCAGAGAATTATAGTGTAAACCCAACAGATGAAAATTTCAATTTACTAAAAAACAGAATATATAGTTTAGAGGATGAATACTTAGGAACTATTGTAAATGCATTTGGTCATATGTGTATCTTGTCTAATTTTGCCGAGTGGGCTCATAGAGGTAGAAGAAGAAAAGCGTTTGAAAAATCTTTTACTccaaatgataaaatatatggttCAGTATATGAAACGTTAAAAGgaacatttaatattttaattaataaaggttttaatattaatgatatatatgaacagttATGTAATCAGTGTATAGAATTTGTATTAACTACTCATCCCACACAAGCAATTAGGACttctcttttaaaaaattatatacagtTAGGAgagttattattaaaattagatAAAACAGATAAAGaactatataaaaagaaactactgtatgataatttaaaaaccTATTTATTAGCATCATGGAAGACAGATGTGATAAGAAGAATAAAACCGACACCTATTGATGAAGCTATATCGTTAGTAGACATAGTagaaaattgtattttttaccGTATACCAAATATTATAAGATATATTGACAATgtattatttgaatataatatgCCACCACTTAAATTAACtgcaaaaatatgtttattttcttcatggGCTGGTGGTGATAGGGATGGTAATCCATACGTATTACCAGAAACAACTAGATATGTATgttatatgaacaaaataaggGGTTGtgaattatttattcctATGATTGAAAATTTGATTAGAGACTTAACATTACATCATTGTAGTCAGAAGTTTagaaattatgtaaaaagttTAGAACAAGATGTGTCTGATTACATATTTGATAaggataataaatatttggcaaaaaaatttcaatggttttctcctttttctaaatccaataaaaaagaaatatatagaagAGCATTATTAGTAGTTTGGgctaaattaaaaagtgtAATTCATGTATACAAAGCGTTAATAGCTCGACAAACAGTAGATGAggattttgaaaaattaatgtttACCAATTCTGACGAATTTGAAGAAATATTACTGGAATGTTATAAAAGCTTAGTGGATTCTGGAAATACATTAATAGCAGAGGGGTACCTAAAGGATGTAATtagaaatgtaaaaatttttggtCTTCATTTAATGAAATTAGATATAAGACAGGAATcagaaaaacatataatcgccatgaattatatatgtgaaaaattgaatataaagaaatattctCTCTTAGATGAAGaggaaagaataaaatttttgacCGAAATATTGCAATCGAATAGGCCATTGATCCCGAGTAATATACAACAAGAAGAGGATGTACCAAACGACTTTCTTAACGTGATAAACACATTTGATGTGTGTTCACAAATAGAGGAGAGTGCATTAGGTGCATATATAGTATCTATGTGTAACCAAGCATCTGATATACTACTAGTAGAAACATTTCaaaaggaaatgaaaaaaagtaaacagAGAAAAACACAGCGTGTTGTTCCATTATTAGAAACAATTCAGTCTTTACAAACTTCATCtattattttagaaaatttgttaaaaaacgATTGGTATCGGAATCATTTAAGTCtaaattttgaaaacaaACAAGAAATTATGATAGGCTATTCTGATTCTGGAAAAGATGGTGGTAGATTAACATCGGCATGGGAATTATTTAAAGCACAAGAGAAATTGGTGCATATAGGAAAAAAGTATTCAATAGAAATTCGTTTTTTCCACGGTCGAGGAGGAAGTGTAAGTAGAGGTGGAGGTCCACAACATCTAGCTATACTGTCACAACCAATTGATacgataaaaaattttttaagagtAACTATACAAGGTGAAGTCATCACTCAGGATTTCTGTTTAAAGGGGATGATGTTACGATCAATtgaaacatatataagtgcaattttaaaatgttctcTATTACAAAATACAgtgttaattaaaaatgaatggaGAGAAATAATGGATGAAGTAAGTGAATTAACTAGAAAGGAATACAGAAAAGtagtatatgaaaataaagattttgtaaaatatttcagaTCAGCTACACCTCAAGTCGAAATaggaaaattaaatttaggTTCAAGGCCAtctaaaagaaaagaaggaaaTGTAGAATCGTTAAGAGCAATCCCTTGGGTCTTTTCATGGACACAAAATAGAATGCATTTATCTGTATGGTTAGGTATAGAAGAAGTATATGATTAccttatgaaaaataataataaattaggTATTATTCAagatatgtataaaaattggCCATTCTTTACTagcttttttaatttaattagtaTGGTTATGGCAAAGGCTAGTTTACAAATAGCAGAAGAATATGATATTCTTGTTCCAAAggagttaaaatatataggaGTAATGTTAAGggagaaattaaaaaaatctaTGGATCTAACTTTTCTTGTCACTAATGAAAAAACTTTTTGTGATAACGACCAGCTCACTAAGAGATCTATCGAAAGTAGAACCAAATGGGTGGCTGTTTGCAATTTGATACAAATACAAGCACTTAAAAGGTTGCGCGAGAGGGAAcacaaaatgaatattatggTGGGCAGAAAACATGCGCAAAGCAGTGTATGCTGCAAAGATGGAAGTGGAAACACTGGAAGCGGTGGTAACACGGAGGAACACAACCCACACGTATCATTATCCCATTATGCattgttaaataaaaaaaaagaggatgAACAGAATAGTGAACAggaaagcaaaaaaaaagataaccTAACAAGTAGCACTAAGGAAAATTCCAACTATAACCATAACTGTAACTGTAACTCCACGTGCCACTACAATTCGCTCGCGAATTCTAACTTTATCAGATTGTCCTCTATTAACacaattgaaaaaattaaatatcgTATGAGTCGACATAGCACTTCACGTATACATTCTTATTTAgtcagaaaaaaaagcaagTTAATGAAAAATCCAAAATTCCACCCACTACTTGTATCCTACTCATCTACAAACCTACAGAGTGAACCAGAAAATGATATTCTTTATGATGAATTCAGAGGCATAGATTATAGGTATGAGAGAAATTCGTCTAAAGGCAATGATTATACTTACGATGAAGCGACAAAAAAGTTCATAGATTATACTTCTCTCAATGATGCTCTAATAGTTTCCATAAAGGCCATAGCTGCGGGCATGCAGAATACTGGCTGACCAAAGCGTGGTCCTCCCTTGGTTAGCGCGATACGCACTTACTCGGGAAAGCATACCGCTTCATCGAGTCGACTGCTTCTGTGTGAACTGCTATTACCAACACTGTTTACAGGAACACGggctttttataattaacatGTTAACAAGTCCCATATGCGTCTCTTCCCTTTTCTCCATAGACTCGTATTCACACCAAGCGCTTGTgcctatatgtatatatatatatatatatatatatatatatgcacatacatacatatgaacatatgcATGTGTGCTCGTATACTTacgcatgtacatatgatgTATCACTGTATCATTTGGGAGTTTCCGCAAGTATAAGTTATCATAAGCCAGTTTcggtgaaaataaaaaatgccCATTTGGGAAAACCTCGAATTTAACGAACCAACAACTGCGACGGCTGCTTTAATGTTTTTACGCGGGCAGTAAATGGAAGGAAGAAATACGCAAATCTACGCAAAATTAtgcaaaattatttcatatattgaCGTTTCGTTTTGTTATGCGCGCATGAGCACTCAAAAGTTAAAAAGAGAAGGAAACGTGCACTTGCATACATTTAATGCATAAATGTAAAGTGCACATGTAATACATATAGATGTATTACCTATCCTTACGTGCATTACACATAGTTACGTATGTTGCATATTCATAcatgcatgcatatatgtaaaatgaaaattttgaaaaaattgcCGTAACAGTAGGGGAAGAAAGCATACTAATCGTATTGTTATTCCTTGCACgattgttcatattattatttcctgATTCGCTTAATGAATGTATTTGTTTTATGTACTAATCGTTTATGCTTATCATATGTGCTAATCAGTTATGCTTCTCATATGTGCTAATCAGTTATGCTTATCATATGTTCTCATCGTTTATGCTAATCATATGTTCTCATCGTTTATGCTAATCATTTATGTTTATCGTATGTGCTAATCATTTGTTTTTGTCGTCCCACCTTCGCCGCCCCGCTGTGTGCTTTTTCCAtaccttttaaaaatgatatactTTAAATAATTGTACAAATTTCTTAGTGGTATAACGACAATGATTATATGATGACGCAAGTAATAACGTCAACAATGAATGTTGAGAAGGATAGAGCATTATTCATGAATAAGTTAAGAGAAGAGGTACAAAAGGTGAAGGGGTACTGTGTTATTGAAAATGTGTTATCATCATGGCTAATGAAAAGgcaaattaaaatgaatattaacataaaagaaaaaaaaaaagagggaaGGATAAAGAGAAAGCAAgggtatttattttatttaattgaatcaaaatatttaaacaaaatcCTGGGtaaagtattttttaataaaaaatgtgtaaaaaattttttaaataggaataataatagtaataatgattCTTCGTATTGTTGTGT
This genomic interval from Plasmodium brasilianum strain Bolivian I chromosome 13, whole genome shotgun sequence contains the following:
- a CDS encoding phosphoenolpyruvate carboxylase — its product is MEGHASNVKCTGKEWKRSNDDDDSKKDDKLKFLIEGKMVETNDAVDFIKPLKDDIKALDFLLFDMLKDNLPNKLFEILCTIHDLSENYSVNPTDENFNLLKNRIYSLEDEYLGTIVNAFGHMCILSNFAEWAHRGRRRKAFEKSFTPNDKIYGSVYETLKGTFNILINKGFNINDIYEQLCNQCIEFVLTTHPTQAIRTSLLKNYIQLGELLLKLDKTDKELYKKKLLYDNLKTYLLASWKTDVIRRIKPTPIDEAISLVDIVENCIFYRIPNIIRYIDNVLFEYNMPPLKLTAKICLFSSWAGGDRDGNPYVLPETTRYVCYMNKIRGCELFIPMIENLIRDLTLHHCSQKFRNYVKSLEQDVSDYIFDKDNKYLAKKFQWFSPFSKSNKKEIYRRALLVVWAKLKSVIHVYKALIARQTVDEDFEKLMFTNSDEFEEILLECYKSLVDSGNTLIAEGYLKDVIRNVKIFGLHLMKLDIRQESEKHIIAMNYICEKLNIKKYSLLDEEERIKFLTEILQSNRPLIPSNIQQEEDVPNDFLNVINTFDVCSQIEESALGAYIVSMCNQASDILLVETFQKEMKKSKQRKTQRVVPLLETIQSLQTSSIILENLLKNDWYRNHLSLNFENKQEIMIGYSDSGKDGGRLTSAWELFKAQEKLVHIGKKYSIEIRFFHGRGGSVSRGGGPQHLAILSQPIDTIKNFLRVTIQGEVITQDFCLKGMMLRSIETYISAILKCSLLQNTVLIKNEWREIMDEVSELTRKEYRKVVYENKDFVKYFRSATPQVEIGKLNLGSRPSKRKEGNVESLRAIPWVFSWTQNRMHLSVWLGIEEVYDYLMKNNNKLGIIQDMYKNWPFFTSFFNLISMVMAKASLQIAEEYDILVPKELKYIGVMLREKLKKSMDLTFLVTNEKTFCDNDQLTKRSIESRTKWVAVCNLIQIQALKRLREREHKMNIMVGRKHAQSSVCCKDGSGNTGSGGNTEEHNPHVSLSHYALLNKKKEDEQNSEQESKKKDNLTSSTKENSNYNHNCNCNSTCHYNSLANSNFIRLSSINTIEKIKYRMSRHSTSRIHSYLVRKKSKLMKNPKFHPLLVSYSSTNLQSEPENDILYDEFRGIDYRYERNSSKGNDYTYDEATKKFIDYTSLNDALIVSIKAIAAGMQNTG